Genomic DNA from Verrucomicrobiota bacterium:
GGTCGTCTGGACCATGACGCGGCGCTGCAACCTGAACTGCATCCACTGCTACTCGGACTCGCACGACCAGTTGTACCCCGGCGAGCTGGACGATGCCGCGGCGCGCAAGCTGATCGGCGATCTGGCCGGGTTCGGCTGCCCGGTGCTGTTGTTCAGCGGAGGTGAGCCGCTGCTGCACCCGAGACTGCTTGAGTACATCGAGCTGGCCAAGGCCAAGGGCCTGCGCCCGGTGGTGAGCACGAACGGCACGCTTATCGACGAGTCGACGGCGAAGCGGCTCGCCGAGTCGGGCGCCGGCTACGTCGGCATCAGCCTCGACGGGGTCGAGGCGGTCAATGATCGGTTCCGCGGCAAGAAGGGCGCATTCAAGGCGGCGCTCAACGGCTTCCACGCCTGCCTCAAGCACGGCCAGAAGGTGGGCCTGCGTTTGACGCTCACGAAGCGCAACGTAGCCGACCTGGAGAAGATCTTCGACCTGATTGTGCGCGAGGGCATCGGCCGCGCCTGCTTCTACCACCTCGCCTACTCCGGCCGCGGCGCCAGGCTCCAAGACGTGGATGTGACACACGCCGAGTCGCGAGCTGCCGTCGAGATGATCATCGAGTGGGCACGCGCGCACCCGAACCTCGAGGTGCTCACGGTGGACAACCACGCCGATGCCGCGTTCCTCGTCATGAGGCTGCGTGCCGAGGGCCACCCAGGCGCCGAGGACGCCTATCGCCTGCTCCAACACAATGGCGGCAACCAGAGCGGCATCGCCATCGCCTGCATCGACAACGCCGGCAACGTCCATGCCGACCAGTTCCTCTGGGACTTCTCGTTCGGCAACGTGCGTGAGCGCCCGTTCGCCAGGATCTGGGCCGACACGGCTGATCCCGTGCTCGCCGGGCTGAAGAACCGTGCGCCGCTTATCAGGGGCCGCTGCGCACCGGCGAGTTGCCGTTGGTTCGACATCTGCAACGCCAACCTCCGCGCGCGCGCCTACGCCACCACAGGTGATGTCTGGGAAAGCGACCCCGCCTGCTACCTGACCGACGCCGAGATCGCCACGTAGGCCCCCTGGCCGCAGCCGTGCCGTTCCGGCTCAGGCCGGATGGGGCCGGATCTGCACAGATGTCCGCATACATGCAAGACAGCGGACAAGAGCCACTTGCCGTGGTTTTTGCTTGACAACGGGGCGCCGGGTGATGTATTCTTCGCCATGTATTCTCCCCGATCTGTGTGTCGGGGATATGGGGATTCTGCAGTCGCTATGGCCGGCAGGGTGTGTCTGAGCCGGATCTTAATAGATGGATCTTCAAGGGGGAGTTCTGAGCTGGTCGCAGTCCCAAGCTCCTGGCGGTGACGCATTATTAACATCTCCCTTGCGTCAACAAGCGCCGCTGTCCGGAGTAAGGGAACGGACCGAGAGAGGGGGATTCGGTATCGCGGCTTCGTGCAGGCGGATGCTTCCGGGTTGCCTTGCTTACGTTCAGTAAGCCGCTTACCCCCGGTAAGCGCCTTGCTCACGGTCAGAGTCTTGTCCGTGCGGTAAGGGTGTTCTCCCGTGTCAGGAAAAACGGCAGCTCGAGGCACGCCCCCCGGGGGCGAGTTGATTCCTGCTCAAAGCACGGGCGCGTACTCATGAAGTAGTAGGCTAGTACGGA
This window encodes:
- a CDS encoding radical SAM protein codes for the protein MIGITKLVCGTGSWGDRVRYEGAPQDPLDRRPVVVWTMTRRCNLNCIHCYSDSHDQLYPGELDDAAARKLIGDLAGFGCPVLLFSGGEPLLHPRLLEYIELAKAKGLRPVVSTNGTLIDESTAKRLAESGAGYVGISLDGVEAVNDRFRGKKGAFKAALNGFHACLKHGQKVGLRLTLTKRNVADLEKIFDLIVREGIGRACFYHLAYSGRGARLQDVDVTHAESRAAVEMIIEWARAHPNLEVLTVDNHADAAFLVMRLRAEGHPGAEDAYRLLQHNGGNQSGIAIACIDNAGNVHADQFLWDFSFGNVRERPFARIWADTADPVLAGLKNRAPLIRGRCAPASCRWFDICNANLRARAYATTGDVWESDPACYLTDAEIAT